A single window of Usitatibacter rugosus DNA harbors:
- the pyk gene encoding pyruvate kinase — protein sequence MRSTKIVATLGPSSSDQSTLERMFLAGVDVVRLNFSHGTAEDHLKRAELVRETCRKVGRAVGIMADLQGPKIRVGKFKDGKILLRTGDKFILDASLEQLGDQAGVGLDYKDLPRDVRAGDVLLLDDGKIVLDVANVRGTAIHTVTRHGGTLSNNKGINRQGGGLTAPALTPKDITDISTAVKMKADYLAVSFPKSGADMYMAKELMRAAGGESFLIAKIERAEAIPALEDIMKACDGIMVARGDLAVEVGDASVPALQKRMIRLAREMNKLTITATQMMESMISSPVPTRAEVSDVANAVLDGTDAVMLSAESASGQYPVEAIEAMSRVCVEAEKSHPVTLESDFLNRVFSRVDQSIAMAALFTAFHLKVKAIASLTESGSTALWMSRLNCGVPIYALTSQTSTRYRTTLFRDTYPLMVKYVGHDREELLAEAEKVLVESGVVNDGDLIVLTIGEPIGKSGGTNTMKIVRVGDHRKPA from the coding sequence GTGAGAAGCACCAAGATCGTCGCAACACTCGGTCCCTCCTCGAGCGATCAGTCCACGCTCGAGCGCATGTTCCTCGCGGGCGTGGACGTCGTGCGCCTCAACTTCTCGCACGGCACGGCGGAGGACCATCTCAAGCGCGCCGAGCTCGTGCGCGAGACCTGCCGCAAGGTGGGCCGCGCCGTCGGCATCATGGCCGACCTGCAGGGGCCGAAGATCCGCGTCGGCAAGTTCAAGGACGGAAAGATCCTGCTCCGCACCGGCGACAAGTTCATCCTCGACGCCTCGCTCGAGCAGCTGGGCGACCAGGCGGGCGTGGGCCTCGACTACAAGGACCTCCCGCGCGACGTGCGCGCCGGCGACGTCCTGCTGCTGGACGACGGCAAGATCGTGCTGGATGTCGCCAACGTGCGCGGTACGGCCATCCACACGGTTACGCGCCACGGCGGCACGCTCTCGAACAACAAGGGCATCAACCGCCAGGGCGGCGGCCTCACGGCGCCGGCCCTTACGCCCAAGGACATCACCGATATCAGCACCGCGGTGAAGATGAAGGCCGACTACCTCGCGGTGTCGTTCCCGAAGAGCGGCGCCGACATGTACATGGCGAAGGAGCTGATGCGCGCCGCGGGCGGCGAGTCGTTCCTGATCGCCAAGATCGAGCGCGCGGAGGCCATCCCGGCGCTGGAGGACATCATGAAGGCGTGCGACGGCATCATGGTCGCGCGCGGCGACCTCGCGGTCGAAGTGGGCGATGCATCCGTGCCCGCGCTGCAGAAGCGCATGATCCGGCTCGCGCGCGAGATGAACAAGCTCACCATCACCGCCACGCAGATGATGGAATCGATGATCTCGAGCCCGGTGCCCACGCGCGCCGAGGTCTCGGATGTCGCCAACGCGGTGCTGGACGGCACCGACGCCGTGATGCTGTCGGCGGAGTCCGCGTCGGGCCAGTATCCGGTCGAGGCGATCGAGGCGATGAGCCGCGTCTGCGTCGAAGCCGAGAAGAGCCACCCGGTCACGCTCGAGAGCGATTTCCTGAACCGCGTGTTCTCGCGCGTGGACCAGTCGATCGCGATGGCGGCGCTCTTCACCGCCTTCCACCTCAAGGTGAAGGCCATCGCGTCGCTCACCGAGTCCGGCTCCACCGCCCTGTGGATGAGCCGCTTGAACTGCGGCGTGCCGATCTACGCCCTCACCTCGCAGACCTCCACGCGCTACCGCACCACGCTCTTCCGCGACACCTACCCGCTCATGGTCAAGTACGTCGGCCATGACCGCGAGGAGCTGCTCGCCGAAGCGGAGAAGGTCCTCGTGGAGAGCGGCGTCGTGAACGACGGCGACCTGATCGTGCTCACCATCGGGGAGCCGATCGGCAAGTCGGGCGGCACCAACACGATGAAGATCGTGCGGGTCGGGGACCACCGCAAGCCCGCGTAG
- a CDS encoding phosphoglycerate kinase, producing the protein MNVKRMSDLDLAGKRVFIRSDLNVPQGDDGSITDDTRIRASVPAIKLALEKGAAVMVTSHLGRPTEGQFSEADSLAPVAKRLGELLGKPVALKRDWIDGVDVKPGEVVLLENCRFNKGEKKDDEGLAKKMAALCDIYVNDAFGTAHRAEATTHGIAKFAKVAAAGPLLSAELDALGKALAKPRRPLVAIVAGSKVSTKLTILKSLSQKVDQLITGGGIANTFMLAAGLPIGKSLCEPALAPEAKEIMVMMQARGAQVPLPVDVVVAKAFAADSPATVKGVKDVDEDDLILDIGPETAKRYGGNLADAGTIVWNGPVGVFEFDAFGNGTKALAEAIAASKGFSIAGGGDTLAAIAKYGVTDKIGYISTGGGAFLEFLEGKTLPAVAILEERSRA; encoded by the coding sequence ATGAACGTGAAGCGGATGAGCGACCTCGACCTGGCCGGCAAGCGTGTCTTCATCCGCTCCGACCTCAACGTGCCGCAGGGCGATGACGGCAGCATCACCGACGACACGCGCATCCGCGCTTCGGTGCCCGCAATCAAGCTCGCGCTCGAGAAAGGCGCGGCGGTGATGGTCACCTCGCACCTGGGCCGTCCCACCGAGGGCCAGTTCTCCGAGGCGGATTCGCTGGCCCCGGTCGCGAAGCGGCTGGGCGAGCTCCTCGGCAAGCCCGTGGCGCTCAAGCGCGACTGGATCGACGGCGTGGACGTGAAGCCGGGCGAGGTCGTGCTGCTCGAGAACTGCCGCTTCAACAAAGGCGAGAAGAAGGACGACGAAGGCCTCGCGAAGAAGATGGCGGCCCTCTGCGACATCTACGTGAACGATGCCTTCGGCACCGCGCACCGCGCCGAGGCCACGACGCACGGCATCGCGAAGTTCGCGAAGGTCGCCGCGGCCGGCCCGCTGCTCTCGGCCGAGCTGGACGCGCTCGGCAAGGCGCTCGCGAAGCCGAGGCGCCCGCTGGTCGCGATCGTCGCGGGCTCCAAGGTCTCGACCAAGCTCACGATCCTGAAGAGCCTGTCGCAGAAGGTCGACCAGCTCATCACCGGTGGCGGCATCGCCAACACGTTCATGCTCGCGGCGGGTCTGCCGATCGGCAAGTCGCTTTGCGAGCCCGCGCTCGCCCCGGAGGCGAAGGAGATCATGGTGATGATGCAGGCGCGCGGAGCGCAGGTTCCGCTGCCCGTCGACGTCGTCGTCGCCAAGGCCTTCGCGGCGGATTCGCCGGCAACGGTGAAGGGCGTGAAGGACGTCGACGAAGACGACCTGATTCTCGACATCGGCCCCGAGACCGCGAAGCGCTACGGCGGCAACCTCGCCGATGCCGGCACCATCGTCTGGAACGGCCCGGTCGGCGTGTTCGAGTTCGACGCGTTCGGCAACGGCACGAAGGCGCTCGCCGAAGCGATCGCCGCCTCGAAAGGTTTCTCCATCGCGGGCGGCGGCGACACGCTCGCCGCCATCGCGAAGTACGGCGTCACGGACAAGATCGGCTACATCTCCACGGGCGGCGGGGCATTCCTCGAATTCCTCGAGGGCAAGACGCTCCCGGCCGTTGCAATCCTCGAAGAAAGGTCGCGCGCGTGA
- the gap gene encoding type I glyceraldehyde-3-phosphate dehydrogenase, producing MPIKVAINGYGRIGRNILRAHYEGGKKHDIQIVAINDLGPVETNAHLTRYDTAHGKFPGEVTVDGDSMVVNGDRIKVFAQRDPSQLPWGTLGVDVVYECTGFFTSKEKASAHLKGGAKKVIISAPGGKDVDATVVYGVNHSVLKASHQVISNASCTTNCLAPLVKPLHEKIGVTTGLMTTIHAYTNDQVLTDVFHEDLRRARSATMSQIPTKTGAAAAVGLVLPELNGKLDGFSMRVPTINVSFVDLSFIAARDTTVDEVNAVMKEASGKPEWKGVLGYNTAPLVSIDFNHNPLSSIFDATLTRVSGRLVKACSWYDNEWGFSNRMLDVTTAWMAAK from the coding sequence ATGCCCATCAAGGTCGCCATCAACGGCTATGGCCGCATCGGCCGCAACATCCTTCGCGCGCACTACGAAGGCGGCAAGAAGCACGACATCCAGATCGTCGCCATCAACGACCTGGGCCCGGTGGAGACCAACGCGCACCTCACGCGCTACGACACGGCGCACGGCAAGTTCCCCGGCGAGGTCACGGTGGACGGCGATTCGATGGTCGTCAACGGCGACCGCATCAAGGTCTTCGCGCAGCGCGATCCGTCGCAGCTCCCCTGGGGCACGCTCGGCGTGGACGTGGTGTACGAATGCACCGGCTTCTTCACCTCGAAGGAGAAGGCTTCCGCGCACCTGAAGGGCGGCGCCAAGAAAGTGATCATCTCGGCCCCGGGCGGCAAGGACGTCGATGCGACCGTCGTCTACGGCGTCAATCACAGCGTGCTGAAGGCCTCGCACCAGGTGATCTCCAACGCCTCGTGCACGACGAACTGCCTGGCGCCGCTGGTGAAGCCGCTGCACGAGAAGATCGGCGTCACCACCGGCCTCATGACCACGATCCACGCGTACACGAACGACCAGGTGCTGACGGACGTCTTCCACGAGGACCTTCGCCGCGCCCGTTCGGCCACGATGTCGCAGATCCCGACCAAGACCGGCGCCGCCGCCGCGGTGGGCCTGGTGCTTCCGGAGCTGAACGGCAAGCTGGACGGCTTCTCGATGCGCGTGCCGACGATCAACGTCTCGTTCGTGGACCTCTCGTTCATCGCCGCGCGCGACACGACGGTGGACGAAGTGAACGCCGTCATGAAGGAAGCCTCGGGCAAGCCGGAGTGGAAGGGCGTGCTGGGCTACAACACGGCGCCGCTCGTCTCCATCGACTTCAACCACAACCCGCTGTCGTCCATCTTCGACGCGACGCTCACGCGCGTGTCGGGCCGCCTGGTGAAGGCGTGCAGCTGGTACGACAACGAGTGGGGCTTCTCCAACCGCATGCTGGACGTGACGACGGCGTGGATGGCCGCGAAGTGA
- a CDS encoding DUF6356 family protein produces MRNPFTAHPNDVGETYAEHAVFAMRYGAKMTLGGIAALAHGLFPFLFRTTASRITDELGETLRASRNRGRTANEDTRQA; encoded by the coding sequence ATGCGCAACCCGTTCACCGCGCATCCGAACGACGTCGGCGAAACCTACGCCGAGCACGCCGTGTTCGCGATGCGCTACGGCGCCAAGATGACGCTGGGCGGCATCGCCGCGCTGGCGCACGGGCTCTTCCCTTTCCTTTTCCGCACCACCGCGAGCCGCATCACCGACGAGCTCGGCGAGACGCTGCGGGCCTCGCGCAACCGCGGACGCACCGCGAACGAAGATACGAGACAAGCATGA
- the tkt gene encoding transketolase yields MPDSPALAASHSDLVNAIRALAMDAVQKANSGHPGMPMGMAEISEVLWRRFLRHNPANPAWPDRDRFVLSNGHGSMLQYALLHLTGYDLSMEDIRHFRQLHSKTPGHPEVGITPGVETTTGPLGQGLANAVGMALAEKLLAAEFNKPGHALVDHRTWVFLGDGCLMEGISHEVCSLAGTLGLGKLVAIYDDNGISIDGKVQGWFTDNTPMRFAAYGWNVIPNVDGHDAKAVEGAIAEALAQSDKPTLICAKTVIGKGSPNKQGTDGVHGAALGDKEVAATRDAIGWKHAPFEIPDTVRAAWDQRTRGAALEGEWNAKLSAYEAAFPEAAREYRRRMAGELPGAWKSATTALLAKANEKAETVATRKASQLAIEALAPVLPEALGGSADLTGSNLTNWSGTKAVTADKPGNYVYFGVREFGMAAIGNGLALHGGFLPYSGTFLTFSDYSRNALRMASLMKLRNVFVFTHDSIGLGEDGPTHQAVEHTASLRLIPGMTVWRPCDTVETAQAWIDSVERRDGPSCLMLSRQNSPFVARSSAAIEAIRRGGYVLSESVGTAKAVLLATGTEVSIAMAAQKKLAEAGIPVRVVSMPSTNVFDRQDASWKESVLPRGIPRVSIEAGVTDGWRKYVGLEGACVGVDRFGESAPAPDVYKYLGVDVDHLVAAVQGVV; encoded by the coding sequence ATGCCTGATTCGCCCGCCCTCGCCGCCTCCCATTCCGACCTCGTGAACGCCATCCGCGCGCTCGCGATGGATGCCGTCCAGAAAGCCAATTCCGGGCATCCCGGCATGCCGATGGGCATGGCCGAGATCTCCGAGGTGCTCTGGCGCCGCTTCCTGCGGCACAACCCCGCGAATCCCGCGTGGCCCGACCGCGACCGCTTCGTGCTCTCCAACGGCCACGGCTCGATGCTCCAGTACGCCCTGCTGCATCTCACGGGCTACGACCTCTCCATGGAAGACATCCGCCACTTCCGGCAGTTGCATTCGAAGACGCCGGGCCACCCGGAAGTGGGCATCACGCCGGGCGTCGAGACGACCACCGGCCCGCTCGGCCAGGGGCTCGCCAACGCGGTGGGCATGGCGCTCGCGGAGAAGCTCCTCGCGGCGGAGTTCAACAAGCCGGGGCACGCGCTGGTCGATCACCGCACCTGGGTGTTCCTCGGCGACGGCTGCCTGATGGAAGGCATCTCGCACGAGGTGTGCTCGCTCGCGGGCACGCTGGGGCTCGGCAAGCTCGTCGCCATCTACGACGACAACGGCATCTCCATCGACGGCAAGGTGCAAGGCTGGTTCACGGACAACACGCCGATGCGCTTCGCCGCGTACGGCTGGAACGTGATTCCGAACGTGGACGGCCACGACGCGAAAGCCGTGGAAGGCGCGATCGCCGAGGCGCTCGCGCAATCCGACAAGCCCACGCTCATCTGCGCGAAGACGGTGATCGGCAAGGGCTCGCCCAACAAGCAGGGCACCGACGGCGTCCACGGCGCCGCGTTGGGCGACAAGGAAGTCGCTGCCACGCGCGACGCGATCGGCTGGAAGCACGCGCCCTTCGAGATTCCGGACACGGTGCGCGCCGCGTGGGACCAACGCACGCGAGGCGCCGCGCTGGAAGGCGAATGGAACGCGAAGCTCTCCGCGTACGAAGCTGCGTTCCCCGAGGCCGCGCGCGAGTACCGCCGCCGCATGGCGGGCGAGCTCCCGGGCGCGTGGAAGTCCGCGACCACGGCACTCCTCGCGAAGGCGAACGAGAAGGCGGAAACCGTCGCCACGCGCAAAGCCTCGCAGCTTGCGATCGAGGCGCTGGCCCCGGTATTGCCCGAAGCGCTGGGCGGCAGCGCGGACCTCACGGGCTCCAACCTCACCAACTGGTCGGGCACGAAGGCGGTCACGGCCGACAAGCCCGGCAACTACGTCTACTTCGGCGTGCGCGAGTTCGGCATGGCCGCGATCGGCAACGGCCTCGCGCTGCACGGCGGCTTCCTGCCGTACTCGGGAACGTTCCTCACGTTCTCCGACTACTCGAGGAACGCGCTGCGCATGGCGTCGCTGATGAAGCTGCGCAACGTCTTCGTCTTCACGCACGACTCCATCGGCCTGGGCGAGGACGGCCCGACGCACCAGGCGGTCGAGCACACCGCGAGCCTGCGCCTCATCCCCGGCATGACGGTCTGGCGCCCCTGCGACACGGTCGAGACCGCGCAAGCGTGGATCGATTCCGTCGAGCGCCGCGACGGCCCCTCCTGCCTGATGCTGTCGCGCCAGAACTCGCCGTTCGTCGCGCGCTCTTCCGCGGCCATCGAGGCGATCCGCCGCGGCGGCTACGTCCTCTCGGAGAGCGTCGGCACCGCGAAGGCCGTCCTCCTCGCCACGGGCACCGAAGTCTCGATCGCCATGGCGGCGCAGAAGAAGCTCGCGGAAGCGGGCATTCCGGTGCGCGTGGTTTCCATGCCGAGCACCAACGTCTTCGACCGGCAGGACGCGTCGTGGAAGGAATCCGTCCTCCCCCGCGGCATCCCGCGCGTGTCGATCGAGGCCGGCGTCACCGACGGCTGGCGCAAGTACGTGGGCCTCGAAGGCGCGTGCGTCGGCGTCGACCGCTTCGGCGAGTCGGCCCCGGCGCCGGACGTCTACAAGTACCTCGGCGTGGACGTCGATCACCTCGTGGCGGCCGTGCAGGGCGTTGTCTAG
- a CDS encoding GNAT family N-acetyltransferase produces MSSVDAKLVVRAASVADAAAIAHVHRESWRTTYAGMLPVEVIERETGRKSEATWRRWLENADRPTATIVAEVPGAGIVGFSFCGVARAGLEGLEAEIYALYVLQDHQRRGIGRELVRESARHFVRLGLFGFYLWVLKANRARLFYEALGGQAIAEKTEQLGGHPFGEVAYAWHDLTGLIGAD; encoded by the coding sequence TTGTCTAGCGTCGACGCGAAGCTCGTCGTACGGGCCGCGAGCGTCGCCGACGCCGCGGCCATCGCCCACGTGCACCGCGAAAGCTGGCGCACCACTTACGCGGGCATGCTTCCGGTGGAGGTCATCGAGCGCGAGACCGGGCGCAAGTCCGAAGCCACGTGGCGCCGCTGGCTCGAGAACGCCGACCGCCCCACCGCCACGATCGTCGCCGAGGTTCCCGGCGCCGGCATCGTCGGCTTCTCCTTCTGCGGCGTCGCGCGCGCCGGGCTCGAGGGGCTGGAAGCGGAGATCTACGCGCTCTACGTGCTCCAGGACCATCAACGCCGCGGCATCGGGCGCGAGCTGGTGCGGGAGAGTGCCCGCCACTTCGTGCGCCTGGGCCTTTTCGGCTTCTACCTGTGGGTCCTCAAGGCCAATCGCGCGCGCCTGTTCTACGAAGCGCTCGGCGGCCAGGCGATCGCCGAGAAGACCGAGCAGTTGGGCGGGCATCCGTTCGGCGAGGTCGCCTATGCGTGGCACGACCTCACGGGATTGATCGGGGCTGACTAG
- a CDS encoding class I SAM-dependent methyltransferase, with amino-acid sequence MDGREVSSKELLERVRSRTWFYEFELPDGTRTKSYLPAGVEKIHATRAQLMNQALDAAVGTDCSALTAVDLACHQGWFSMQLAKRRFKEIVGVDGRDEHLADAQLVSQALGVRGFRTLKADLEDAKAADIGLYDVTLMLGLLYHLENPVRVLRLARSVTRKTLIIETQVVPHMSGVVDWGAHTFQRHMVGAFGIIDETEETHANEAGIHGICLAPSIEALAWLLKRVGFERVERLIPPADGYEQLVGQKRVMFAAHVA; translated from the coding sequence GTGGATGGCCGCGAAGTGAGCTCGAAGGAGCTCCTCGAGCGCGTCCGCAGCCGGACCTGGTTCTACGAGTTCGAGCTCCCGGACGGCACGCGCACGAAGAGCTACCTGCCCGCGGGCGTGGAGAAGATCCACGCGACGCGCGCCCAGCTGATGAACCAGGCGCTGGACGCAGCCGTGGGCACCGATTGCTCGGCCCTCACGGCCGTGGACCTCGCCTGCCACCAGGGCTGGTTCTCGATGCAGCTCGCGAAGCGCCGCTTCAAGGAGATCGTGGGCGTCGACGGCCGCGACGAGCACCTCGCCGACGCGCAGCTCGTGTCGCAGGCGCTGGGCGTCCGCGGCTTCCGCACGCTGAAGGCGGATCTCGAGGATGCGAAAGCCGCCGACATCGGCCTGTACGACGTGACGCTCATGCTGGGCCTCCTCTACCACCTGGAGAACCCGGTGCGGGTGCTGCGCCTGGCGCGCTCCGTGACGCGCAAGACCCTGATCATCGAGACGCAGGTCGTGCCGCACATGTCGGGCGTCGTGGACTGGGGCGCGCATACCTTCCAGCGCCACATGGTCGGCGCCTTCGGCATCATCGACGAGACCGAGGAGACGCACGCCAACGAGGCGGGCATCCACGGCATCTGCCTCGCCCCCAGCATCGAAGCGCTCGCGTGGCTGCTGAAGCGAGTGGGCTTCGAGCGCGTCGAGCGCCTCATCCCGCCCGCCGACGGCTACGAGCAGCTCGTGGGCCAGAAGCGCGTGATGTTCGCGGCGCACGTCGCGTAG
- a CDS encoding YncE family protein: MLHRLFALAATLAVLPALAQSACPSRLFVSGYFTTVQVYDACTGAYLQELDSRTRLRGAQAVRLGPDGFLYVVAEEAGVIEKYDNATLAYVGSFASVTNLGATGITWDASGTAYVSMYNTGEVRKFGPSGAALGPAFPAGASGLGGPDNGTTFGPDGNLYIPGYDSSNVVRFDPRTNQTSVAVPPFTAGITATRGLLATKDGKGMYITAELSGQLLRWDLASGSVVQLRAGLGRPTGMAYAPDGTLLVNSGSTVLKVDPATGATVSTFVTPAPAQVNGLVFLNVINKPGAAPTVDASQVGTQYWIVGDSAFNGRVVEFNNAISAGGTGFGADMRPSELTNKRWGSIRFELLSCDRATFTYTSTGPDSANFGTGGYPLQRLFSNEATARCQQQGIDAADKSWVNGQWFGGDSHSGEGFALHRRSDGTTFLAWFTYRPTPGSGFDASQVGSQYWLAGDARIVGRTLTLPLLSATGTKFGPGMTFSELTLKRWGTVTFEFTSCTTANFSWTSTGADSAGFGDGGYPITRFFDDESVARCQAQGIDAADKSWVNGFWWGGAGRSGEGLYFDRRGSDGDTFVAWFTHRPR; encoded by the coding sequence ATGCTGCATCGCCTCTTCGCCCTGGCCGCCACGCTGGCGGTCCTGCCGGCGCTGGCCCAGTCGGCCTGCCCGTCGCGCCTTTTCGTGAGCGGTTACTTCACCACCGTCCAGGTCTATGACGCCTGCACCGGCGCCTACCTCCAGGAGCTGGACTCGCGCACGCGCCTGCGCGGCGCCCAGGCCGTGCGCCTCGGCCCCGACGGGTTCCTCTACGTCGTGGCGGAGGAAGCGGGCGTGATCGAGAAGTACGACAACGCCACGCTGGCCTACGTGGGCTCGTTCGCCTCCGTGACCAACCTCGGTGCCACCGGCATCACCTGGGACGCCTCCGGGACGGCCTACGTGTCCATGTACAACACGGGTGAGGTGCGCAAGTTCGGCCCGTCCGGCGCCGCGCTCGGCCCCGCCTTCCCCGCGGGCGCATCGGGACTCGGCGGACCCGACAACGGCACCACGTTCGGGCCCGACGGCAACCTCTACATCCCGGGCTACGACAGCAGCAACGTCGTGCGCTTCGATCCGCGCACCAACCAGACGAGCGTCGCGGTGCCGCCCTTCACGGCGGGCATCACGGCCACGCGCGGGCTCCTCGCGACGAAGGACGGCAAGGGCATGTACATCACGGCCGAGCTCTCGGGCCAGCTTCTTCGCTGGGACCTCGCGAGCGGCAGCGTCGTGCAGCTGCGCGCCGGGCTCGGCAGGCCTACCGGCATGGCGTATGCGCCCGATGGGACGCTGCTGGTGAACAGCGGCTCCACGGTCCTCAAGGTCGATCCGGCCACCGGTGCGACGGTCTCGACGTTCGTGACGCCGGCGCCGGCCCAGGTCAACGGGCTCGTGTTCCTGAACGTCATCAACAAACCCGGCGCCGCGCCCACGGTGGATGCCTCGCAGGTCGGCACGCAGTACTGGATCGTCGGCGACTCCGCGTTCAACGGGCGCGTGGTCGAGTTCAACAATGCGATCAGCGCCGGCGGCACGGGCTTCGGTGCGGACATGCGCCCCTCGGAGCTCACGAACAAGCGCTGGGGATCGATCCGCTTCGAGCTCCTCTCCTGCGACCGGGCGACGTTCACGTACACCTCGACCGGTCCCGACTCCGCGAACTTCGGCACCGGCGGCTATCCGCTGCAGCGCCTGTTCTCGAACGAGGCCACCGCGCGCTGCCAGCAGCAAGGCATCGACGCCGCGGACAAGAGCTGGGTGAACGGCCAGTGGTTCGGCGGCGACTCCCATTCGGGCGAGGGCTTCGCCCTGCACCGGCGCAGCGACGGCACGACGTTCCTGGCGTGGTTCACCTATCGTCCGACGCCCGGCTCCGGGTTCGACGCGAGCCAGGTCGGCTCGCAATACTGGCTCGCGGGGGACGCCCGCATCGTGGGCCGCACGCTCACTCTGCCGCTGCTCTCCGCCACGGGCACGAAGTTCGGGCCCGGCATGACGTTCAGCGAGCTCACGCTCAAGCGCTGGGGCACGGTCACGTTCGAGTTCACCAGCTGCACGACGGCGAACTTCTCGTGGACCTCGACCGGGGCGGACAGCGCCGGATTCGGCGACGGCGGCTACCCGATCACGCGCTTCTTCGACGACGAGTCGGTCGCGCGCTGCCAGGCGCAGGGCATCGACGCGGCGGACAAGAGCTGGGTGAACGGCTTCTGGTGGGGTGGCGCCGGGCGATCCGGCGAGGGCCTGTACTTCGACCGCCGCGGGAGCGACGGTGATACCTTCGTCGCGTGGTTCACGCATCGTCCGCGCTGA